The proteins below are encoded in one region of Candidatus Moraniibacteriota bacterium:
- a CDS encoding 50S ribosomal protein L25, whose protein sequence is MSEFTLQVKSREEASKDLYTMRKQGSIPAVMYGHGTTPEMFWVNYIDFSKLYTKAGESSIVEIIPEKGKKSNVIIQDVQLDPLSSRFSHIDLFQVRMDEKLETHVPLEFIGEAPAVREMGGMLLKPVEELLISCLPKDLPHTLSVDLSSLKTFEDHIQVKDMKIPVGVEVLTEMDTTVALVEAPRTEAELEALNEKVEGDVTKVEGVVKESAPVENADADKKAPAKK, encoded by the coding sequence ATGTCAGAATTTACATTACAAGTGAAGTCACGAGAAGAAGCAAGTAAAGATTTGTATACCATGCGCAAGCAGGGATCAATACCAGCAGTTATGTACGGTCACGGTACAACTCCTGAAATGTTTTGGGTGAACTATATTGATTTCTCCAAATTGTATACCAAGGCTGGTGAAAGCAGTATCGTAGAAATCATTCCTGAAAAAGGAAAGAAGTCCAATGTTATTATTCAGGATGTCCAGCTCGATCCACTGTCGAGTCGTTTCTCTCATATCGATCTTTTTCAGGTACGTATGGATGAGAAACTCGAAACACACGTTCCTCTCGAATTCATTGGTGAAGCACCTGCAGTGCGTGAAATGGGTGGTATGCTTCTCAAACCAGTAGAAGAACTCTTGATCAGTTGTCTTCCGAAAGATCTGCCTCATACACTTTCTGTCGATCTTTCCTCGTTGAAAACTTTCGAAGATCATATCCAAGTCAAAGATATGAAGATTCCTGTTGGAGTGGAAGTGCTGACAGAAATGGACACTACTGTTGCTCTTGTGGAAGCACCACGTACCGAAGCCGAATTGGAAGCATTGAATGAGAAAGTCGAAGGTGATGTGACTAAAGTCGAAGGTGTTGTCAAGGAGAGTGCTCCTGTCGAAAATGCGGATGCTGACAAAAAAGCTCCAGCAAAGAAATAA
- the efp gene encoding elongation factor P, which yields MLNMTDIKTGKKIIWNDEPYLVLDYLHSKIGRGGAVMRTKLKNLLSGVIIDYTFQGAEKVEEAEISKSHAQYLYHEGDEYQFMDTVSYDQFSLSKEVLGTMTSYLVEGTEISVLNWNGNPINVEPPIKVTLTVTDAPPGIKGDTASGGGKVVTLETGLQVTAPLFVKVGDKIIINTEKGTYVSRA from the coding sequence ATGCTCAACATGACCGATATCAAAACAGGAAAAAAAATCATTTGGAACGATGAACCGTACCTCGTCTTGGATTATCTCCATTCCAAGATTGGACGAGGTGGAGCGGTGATGCGAACCAAATTGAAAAACCTTCTTTCCGGTGTGATTATCGATTATACGTTCCAGGGCGCAGAAAAAGTGGAAGAAGCAGAAATTTCCAAATCCCACGCTCAGTATCTCTACCATGAAGGGGACGAATATCAGTTTATGGATACGGTTTCTTATGACCAATTTTCTCTTTCCAAAGAAGTGCTGGGAACGATGACCTCATACCTTGTCGAAGGCACAGAGATATCCGTACTGAACTGGAATGGTAACCCGATTAACGTCGAACCACCGATCAAAGTGACGCTCACCGTCACTGATGCTCCTCCAGGAATCAAAGGTGATACTGCATCGGGCGGTGGCAAGGTCGTCACTCTCGAGACTGGTCTCCAAGTAACTGCTCCTCTCTTTGTCAAAGTCGGTGATAAAATCATCATCAACACCGAAAAGGGAACTTACGTCTCGAGAGCCTAG
- the gyrB gene encoding DNA topoisomerase (ATP-hydrolyzing) subunit B, protein MAKKEQASYGAKSIQVLEGLDPVRKRPGMYIGGTSLDGLHHLIWEVVNNSIDEAMAGHCTDIVVRLLPDNWVEVKDNGRGIPVEIHPQTKKSTLETVMTVLHAGGKFGGEGGYKISGGLHGVGVSVVNALSAITRVTVEREGKIWVQEYHRGKPVANVKPIGKSKKTGTTVAFQADPEIFPERVYSWNKILEYLRYQAFLTKGIRINVEDCREAHGDEETYKIKRHSFYFDSGIVSFVKFLNRRKEVKNQTPVYIEKTMNDIYVEVSFQFTEGFKEHLFSFANNILNPGGGTHVAGFKMALTRAMNDYAKKNNLLKEKEGSFTSEDLSEGLTAVVSVKLANPQFEGQTKDKLNNNEVRGAVSSVTTEGLNEYLETHPGDARAMIDKCLLTVRARIAARAAKDAVLRKGALEGMTLPGKLSDCTTRDAERSEVYIVEGDSAGGSAKQGRNREFQAILPLRGKLVNVEKTSLDKVVKSDTLKPIIIALGAGIGETFDATKLRYGKVIIMADADVDGSHIRTLLLTFFYRYYEQLIRDGHIFIAQPPLYRLQKGKDVRYAYTEEEKLRIVEEMKQAILAKSTAKKGKKEKKTEESEEEVGVVLVENAGEAGNASGIALQRYKGLGEMNPEQLWETTMNPDNRIMLKVTIEDAEAADELFDILMGSEVEPRRRFIQTYAKTVTNLDI, encoded by the coding sequence ATGGCAAAGAAAGAACAAGCAAGCTACGGCGCAAAATCTATTCAGGTGCTCGAAGGACTCGATCCTGTGCGTAAGCGTCCAGGTATGTATATCGGAGGGACTTCTCTTGATGGACTTCATCATCTTATCTGGGAAGTAGTGAACAACTCTATTGACGAAGCGATGGCAGGGCATTGTACGGATATTGTTGTGCGACTCTTGCCAGATAACTGGGTAGAAGTGAAAGATAATGGACGTGGTATACCAGTAGAAATCCATCCTCAGACCAAAAAATCAACACTGGAAACCGTCATGACGGTACTTCACGCAGGAGGAAAATTCGGTGGTGAGGGCGGATACAAAATTTCTGGAGGATTGCACGGTGTCGGTGTGTCTGTTGTGAACGCTTTGTCTGCTATTACCAGAGTTACTGTCGAGCGCGAGGGGAAAATATGGGTACAAGAGTATCATCGTGGCAAACCAGTAGCTAATGTGAAACCTATCGGGAAATCCAAGAAAACAGGAACAACTGTCGCTTTCCAAGCGGATCCAGAGATCTTTCCAGAAAGAGTGTACTCCTGGAACAAAATCCTCGAATATCTCCGTTATCAAGCATTTCTGACCAAGGGCATCCGTATCAATGTCGAAGACTGTCGTGAAGCACACGGTGACGAAGAAACATACAAGATCAAACGACACAGTTTTTATTTCGATTCTGGTATTGTTTCATTCGTCAAATTTCTCAATAGAAGGAAAGAAGTGAAGAATCAGACGCCAGTCTACATCGAAAAAACAATGAACGATATTTATGTCGAAGTGTCTTTCCAATTTACAGAAGGTTTCAAAGAACATCTTTTTTCTTTCGCAAACAATATATTGAACCCAGGTGGTGGTACGCACGTCGCTGGTTTCAAGATGGCTCTCACTCGTGCAATGAATGACTATGCCAAGAAAAATAACCTGTTGAAAGAAAAAGAAGGATCATTTACTTCGGAAGATTTGAGTGAAGGACTGACAGCGGTTGTCTCTGTGAAGCTCGCCAATCCACAGTTTGAGGGTCAGACAAAAGATAAGCTCAATAACAATGAGGTACGTGGTGCGGTATCATCAGTGACGACAGAAGGACTCAATGAATATCTCGAGACTCATCCAGGTGATGCTCGTGCCATGATCGATAAATGTCTCCTCACTGTGAGGGCTCGTATTGCTGCTCGTGCTGCCAAGGACGCTGTGCTTCGCAAAGGAGCGCTCGAAGGAATGACTCTCCCAGGAAAACTCTCTGATTGTACCACTCGTGATGCAGAGCGTTCCGAAGTCTATATCGTCGAAGGAGATTCTGCAGGTGGATCAGCCAAACAGGGACGAAACCGTGAGTTTCAGGCTATATTGCCACTCCGAGGAAAGCTCGTAAACGTCGAAAAAACCAGTCTCGACAAGGTAGTAAAGTCCGATACATTGAAACCAATCATTATTGCTCTCGGTGCGGGTATTGGTGAGACATTTGATGCTACGAAACTCCGCTATGGCAAAGTGATTATTATGGCCGATGCCGATGTCGACGGATCTCATATCCGAACATTGCTTCTGACATTCTTCTATCGTTATTATGAGCAATTGATTCGTGATGGACATATTTTTATCGCGCAACCACCGCTCTATCGTTTGCAAAAAGGCAAAGACGTTCGTTATGCGTATACCGAAGAAGAGAAACTCCGTATTGTAGAAGAAATGAAGCAAGCTATCCTCGCAAAATCAACGGCCAAAAAAGGCAAAAAGGAAAAGAAGACAGAAGAATCCGAAGAAGAGGTAGGAGTGGTCTTGGTAGAGAATGCAGGAGAAGCAGGCAATGCGAGTGGTATTGCACTCCAGCGTTACAAAGGTCTCGGAGAAATGAACCCAGAACAACTCTGGGAAACTACGATGAATCCTGATAATCGTATTATGCTCAAGGTGACCATCGAAGATGCTGAGGCTGCCGATGAACTGTTCGATATCTTGATGGGAAGTGAAGTGGAACCACGTCGTCGCTTTATTCAGACCTATGCCAAAACTGTGACAAACTTGGATATCTAA
- a CDS encoding FAD-dependent oxidoreductase — protein sequence MQGSTITLKEIRDVADGTRLFVFDKPEGYVFKAGQYVAMEVPKMDEIETDKRGLVRSLSLSSAPFESELYFAMRHGESSFKQTCWKLEPGNTVVITKAVGFFVLPEADTRPIVFLAGGIGVTPVRSILKQAEYEKSERNFIFLYSNRFTKDAAFDEEMKQIQLPHYRYVTVLSRSEDPCAPENDERGYICEETIKKYIQDIPNCLYYIVGSPQFSEAIEKTLIDLGIPKEQCHMDPFTGLRVNAVVAENK from the coding sequence ATGCAAGGATCTACCATCACACTCAAAGAAATACGCGATGTCGCCGACGGCACACGCCTTTTTGTTTTTGACAAACCGGAAGGATATGTGTTCAAGGCTGGTCAGTACGTCGCAATGGAAGTGCCAAAAATGGACGAAATCGAGACAGACAAACGAGGATTGGTGCGATCGCTCTCACTTTCTTCTGCACCTTTTGAATCAGAATTATACTTTGCTATGCGTCATGGCGAGAGTTCTTTCAAGCAAACATGTTGGAAACTCGAACCAGGGAATACCGTTGTTATTACGAAAGCTGTAGGATTTTTCGTTCTTCCAGAAGCTGATACTCGACCGATTGTCTTTCTTGCAGGTGGTATCGGAGTGACACCAGTACGAAGTATCTTGAAACAAGCAGAATACGAAAAAAGCGAAAGAAATTTTATTTTCCTGTATTCTAATCGTTTTACGAAAGATGCTGCTTTTGATGAAGAGATGAAACAGATACAACTTCCTCATTATCGATACGTGACAGTACTTAGTCGCTCGGAAGATCCTTGTGCTCCTGAAAATGATGAAAGAGGTTATATTTGTGAGGAAACAATCAAAAAATATATACAAGATATCCCGAATTGTTTGTATTATATTGTCGGATCACCACAATTCAGTGAAGCGATAGAAAAAACATTGATAGATTTAGGAATACCGAAAGAACAATGTCACATGGATCCGTTTACGGGTCTCCGAGTCAATGCTGTTGTTGCAGAGAATAAATAG
- the rpsR gene encoding 30S ribosomal protein S18: MEAAMSKKLANVDYKDAYFLRRFLNSQGKMYPPKKHGLSAKEQRGLALAVKRARFMALVPYVIK, encoded by the coding sequence ATGGAAGCAGCAATGAGTAAAAAACTTGCCAATGTCGACTACAAAGATGCTTATTTCTTGCGTCGATTTCTCAATTCACAGGGCAAGATGTATCCACCAAAGAAACATGGACTTTCTGCCAAAGAACAACGCGGACTCGCACTCGCAGTCAAGCGTGCTCGTTTCATGGCACTTGTCCCGTACGTGATCAAATAG
- a CDS encoding LCP family protein, with the protein MDSLQKHSHSKKSLIPSQKTLFLPHETEVSAPQITAPELFYDFSHKKHRPRHSWKKPVMIFFALFFTFFSLVAFLLFSKGISIGRTIQLDNTASPSFLTELKHLASSFITRDNTLLDGKNNGRINILLLGRAGEKYPGRNLTDTVMLMSIDTTQKKVALLSLPRDLYVPIPETSLFIKINSLYQYGISNDTGITPLRTSVETITHQKIHYSFVLDFDGFEKVVDALGGISIDVVRDFYDPRYPGKNYSYETFEIKKGWQTLDGATTLKYVRERHNDPEGDFGRAKRQQQVIQTIRDKAFSLGTAFNFFAVRDLLDALGESVQTDMSLEEMEHFLQLVRTLDTKNITSVVIDAWKMDSLLRVSHIQVGPTAMFILVPRIGNWSEIQDVSEHLFDLDTLHTREQMIQEEDPTVTIIVPIKEIALAEKMKDLLETIGFQSVNIISSRVLNTEEKESIIQDTTGMSKPYSLDELIRKFSLKKEDSSENLLEQKSSTSDFVITLGEDIREALAYDEEKSVGEIPDDAVFPEMIAPQEKIKKKN; encoded by the coding sequence ATGGATAGTCTCCAAAAACACTCTCATTCAAAAAAATCCCTCATTCCCTCTCAAAAAACTCTTTTTTTGCCTCATGAGACGGAGGTTTCTGCACCTCAAATCACAGCGCCTGAGCTTTTTTATGATTTCTCACACAAAAAACACCGTCCGAGACATTCGTGGAAAAAACCAGTCATGATCTTTTTTGCTTTATTTTTTACTTTTTTCTCACTTGTCGCATTTCTTTTGTTCTCCAAAGGTATTTCTATTGGACGAACAATTCAACTCGATAATACAGCGTCCCCTTCATTTCTGACAGAATTAAAGCATCTCGCCTCCAGCTTCATCACACGTGATAACACTCTTCTTGATGGCAAAAACAATGGACGCATTAATATTCTTCTCCTTGGTCGCGCAGGAGAGAAGTATCCAGGAAGAAATCTCACTGATACAGTAATGCTCATGAGTATCGATACCACGCAAAAGAAAGTGGCTCTTTTGTCACTCCCCCGAGATCTCTATGTCCCGATCCCAGAAACATCACTCTTCATCAAAATAAACTCTCTGTATCAATATGGAATCAGTAACGATACCGGTATCACACCGCTCCGTACTTCTGTTGAGACAATCACTCATCAAAAAATTCACTATTCTTTTGTGTTGGACTTCGATGGATTTGAAAAAGTCGTTGATGCACTTGGTGGTATTTCGATTGATGTTGTCAGAGATTTCTATGATCCTCGTTACCCAGGAAAGAATTATAGCTATGAGACATTCGAGATAAAAAAAGGATGGCAGACACTCGATGGCGCGACAACACTCAAATATGTGAGAGAACGACACAATGATCCAGAGGGAGATTTTGGAAGAGCAAAGAGACAACAACAGGTCATTCAAACCATCCGAGACAAAGCTTTCTCCTTAGGAACCGCCTTCAATTTCTTTGCTGTTCGCGATCTCCTCGATGCTTTGGGTGAGAGCGTACAGACAGATATGTCTCTCGAGGAAATGGAACATTTTCTTCAGTTGGTGCGAACGCTCGATACAAAAAACATCACTTCTGTTGTCATCGATGCTTGGAAAATGGACAGTTTGCTCCGTGTTTCTCATATCCAGGTTGGTCCAACCGCGATGTTCATTCTGGTTCCTCGTATCGGAAACTGGAGTGAAATCCAGGATGTGAGTGAACACCTTTTCGATCTCGATACTCTACACACACGAGAACAAATGATTCAAGAAGAAGACCCTACAGTAACGATCATTGTGCCAATAAAAGAGATTGCTCTTGCGGAAAAAATGAAAGATCTTCTCGAGACGATAGGATTTCAGTCTGTAAACATTATTTCATCTCGTGTTTTGAACACAGAAGAGAAAGAGAGTATAATACAAGACACAACAGGGATGTCCAAGCCCTATAGTCTCGACGAACTCATACGAAAGTTCTCTCTCAAGAAAGAGGATTCTTCAGAAAACCTTTTGGAACAAAAATCATCAACATCAGATTTCGTTATCACTCTCGGTGAAGATATCCGTGAAGCACTGGCGTATGATGAAGAAAAAAGTGTCGGAGAGATTCCTGATGATGCTGTTTTTCCAGAGATGATTGCTCCTCAAGAAAAAATCAAGAAAAAGAATTAA
- the pth gene encoding aminoacyl-tRNA hydrolase, with the protein MKLIIGLGNPGKEYVHTRHNAGFLFVDFLRQALQFESFVLDKKMSAEISTGSVDGEKILLVKPTTFMNNSGTPVQSLLQFYKLSPADIIVIHDDLDITIGAYKQTHSSRSAGHNGVSDIIEKLGTQDFFRIRLGIDRPAVEEGACPSIHQYVLHNFSPENLKKIEEVFPEIKKVILPS; encoded by the coding sequence ATGAAACTTATCATCGGACTCGGTAATCCAGGAAAAGAATACGTACATACTCGGCATAACGCTGGATTTTTGTTTGTGGATTTCTTGAGGCAAGCACTTCAATTCGAATCCTTTGTATTGGATAAAAAAATGTCTGCAGAAATCAGTACCGGTAGTGTCGACGGGGAAAAAATACTCCTAGTCAAGCCAACGACATTTATGAATAATTCTGGCACTCCCGTACAGTCCCTACTCCAATTCTACAAACTTTCTCCTGCCGACATCATCGTTATTCATGATGATCTCGATATCACCATCGGAGCATACAAACAGACACATTCCTCACGAAGCGCTGGACACAATGGCGTTTCTGATATCATCGAAAAACTTGGCACTCAAGATTTTTTCCGCATTCGTCTCGGTATTGATAGACCAGCAGTAGAAGAAGGTGCTTGTCCGTCTATCCATCAGTATGTACTTCATAATTTTTCTCCTGAAAATCTGAAAAAAATAGAAGAAGTATTTCCAGAAATAAAAAAAGTGATACTTCCCTCGTAA
- a CDS encoding 30S ribosomal protein S6, with amino-acid sequence MIEYELYYLVGESKESELPRIKEVVEKIVTSEGGVFLTPTTEEKRKMAYEIKKETRGIYIARRFTLPDKDEFEASGKEVALIHPLTAITRALQLSKDVLRSIVISAKELPELKAIPRVEKPKVESRGGRYEKRGAVRPMPNAPIAPKEDAKPVSNEQIDDQLKAKLDI; translated from the coding sequence ATGATCGAATACGAATTGTATTATCTCGTTGGTGAGTCAAAAGAAAGTGAATTGCCGAGAATCAAAGAAGTAGTGGAAAAAATCGTTACTTCCGAAGGCGGTGTATTTCTGACACCTACGACAGAAGAGAAGCGCAAGATGGCCTATGAGATCAAGAAAGAAACTCGTGGTATCTATATCGCTCGTCGTTTCACTCTCCCTGATAAAGATGAGTTTGAAGCAAGTGGAAAAGAAGTCGCTCTTATTCATCCGCTGACTGCTATCACTCGCGCACTTCAACTCTCCAAAGACGTTTTGCGTTCTATTGTCATCTCTGCCAAAGAACTTCCAGAACTCAAAGCTATTCCACGTGTTGAAAAACCGAAAGTAGAAAGTCGTGGAGGTCGTTATGAAAAACGTGGAGCCGTCCGTCCGATGCCGAACGCACCTATCGCTCCGAAAGAAGATGCTAAACCAGTGAGCAACGAACAGATTGATGATCAATTGAAAGCTAAACTTGATATCTAA
- a CDS encoding DUF5679 domain-containing protein has product MTEEIIVPTGHCMKCKEKREMKDTEEVEMKNGRKAMKGLCSVCGTKMFKILGNKK; this is encoded by the coding sequence ATGACTGAAGAAATTATCGTACCGACAGGACATTGCATGAAATGCAAAGAAAAAAGAGAAATGAAGGACACTGAAGAAGTAGAAATGAAAAATGGTCGCAAAGCTATGAAAGGCTTGTGTTCCGTTTGTGGCACTAAAATGTTCAAGATTCTTGGAAACAAGAAATAG
- a CDS encoding FtsX-like permease family protein: protein MNEIAIKNKAIAPSVHQFDGNSSEANAVDMKNFFHMRLSSVLFIGYRNMFSNRLRSVLTVGGVAIGIGIITLLISLGFGVQGMVIHEVTKNNPSNIIDVSNKSLETFVLLDKGALEKIRNIAGIDQIEIRTSIGGKFFNGETQTDVVMNAVSRHYLDLARSDIDQVTREKIFTEPGAILITPKLATLLGYENPRDSIGQRIEYTSVVTNDMLGDIEDGSTERTKREDENMLVIADVIRDPLKDEAVYALVSFDEVRSRYGNIAGQFGKVLVKNESIIESVRLQIEQTSFVTESVTDTIADINSFFSIVRAILVVFGVIIMSISAMGMLNTLSISLLQRTKEVGILKALGAKRLDIFKMFIFEAFLISFLGGAMGLIFGYGVAKGINVGINALSGKYGVAPTSFVEMPTIFVISIIIFIFFLGLFTGLFPAMRASKIHALEALRYE from the coding sequence ATGAATGAAATAGCTATAAAAAATAAAGCCATAGCTCCGTCTGTTCATCAGTTTGATGGAAATTCTTCTGAAGCGAACGCAGTTGATATGAAAAATTTTTTTCATATGCGTTTGTCCTCAGTACTCTTCATCGGGTATCGGAATATGTTTTCGAATCGTCTACGATCAGTACTGACAGTCGGCGGAGTCGCTATTGGTATTGGTATTATCACCTTACTTATATCGCTTGGGTTTGGGGTGCAAGGGATGGTTATTCATGAAGTGACAAAGAACAACCCAAGCAATATCATTGATGTGAGTAATAAGAGTCTCGAAACTTTTGTTTTACTCGACAAAGGAGCATTGGAAAAGATTCGAAATATAGCCGGAATAGATCAGATCGAAATTCGTACCAGTATCGGTGGAAAGTTTTTCAATGGTGAAACACAAACTGACGTGGTTATGAATGCCGTAAGTCGACATTATCTCGACCTCGCACGTTCTGACATTGACCAAGTGACTCGTGAAAAAATTTTTACTGAACCAGGCGCAATTCTTATCACGCCCAAATTGGCGACATTGTTGGGATACGAAAATCCTCGTGATAGTATCGGGCAACGCATAGAATATACGAGTGTCGTGACGAATGATATGTTGGGTGATATAGAAGACGGATCAACAGAACGCACCAAGCGTGAAGATGAAAATATGCTTGTTATTGCCGATGTCATAAGGGATCCTCTAAAAGATGAAGCGGTATACGCTCTCGTTTCTTTTGATGAGGTCCGATCTCGGTATGGAAATATCGCCGGTCAATTTGGTAAAGTGCTCGTTAAAAACGAATCAATAATTGAATCGGTGCGTCTTCAGATTGAACAGACCTCATTTGTGACAGAAAGCGTGACAGATACTATTGCCGATATCAATTCATTTTTCTCTATTGTGAGAGCAATTCTCGTCGTTTTCGGAGTGATTATCATGTCTATTTCTGCGATGGGGATGCTCAATACACTGAGTATCTCGCTTCTGCAACGAACCAAAGAAGTGGGTATTCTGAAAGCTCTTGGCGCAAAACGACTCGATATCTTCAAGATGTTTATTTTTGAAGCATTTCTCATTAGTTTCCTAGGAGGAGCGATGGGCCTTATATTCGGATACGGAGTGGCCAAAGGTATCAATGTCGGTATCAACGCTTTGTCAGGAAAATATGGTGTTGCTCCGACGTCTTTCGTGGAGATGCCAACAATTTTTGTTATCTCCATTATCATATTCATTTTCTTTCTTGGGCTGTTCACGGGCCTTTTTCCTGCTATGCGAGCTTCGAAAATCCATGCTTTGGAAGCTTTGCGATACGAATAA
- a CDS encoding ABC transporter ATP-binding protein — protein MSEEKDIVIRVKDLKKSFHVGDQDIPVLYGINLEVYKGEFILLVGPSGCGKSTLLHTIYGLEGPTEGTVFIGEEDIWSKNKDWRANFRNKYIGFIPQQPFWIKSLSVIENIAIPGVIAGKTFSESIPLAAKLIELVGMGQWSDHRPYDLSGGQQQRIALARSLLLNPKFLIADEPTGNLDMKAGEVLMTLLSNISEQFGITIMMVTHNVDQYKFGSRIVNMIDGKITTDVINQHSISQMEKDMKELS, from the coding sequence ATGTCTGAAGAGAAAGACATTGTTATCAGAGTCAAAGATCTCAAGAAATCCTTCCATGTTGGAGATCAGGATATTCCTGTGCTTTATGGTATCAATTTGGAAGTGTATAAAGGTGAATTTATTCTCCTAGTAGGTCCTTCTGGTTGCGGAAAATCGACACTCTTGCATACCATTTATGGTCTAGAAGGTCCTACTGAAGGAACGGTGTTTATCGGTGAAGAAGATATTTGGAGTAAGAATAAAGATTGGCGCGCGAACTTTCGTAATAAATACATCGGATTCATTCCGCAACAACCATTTTGGATTAAATCTCTTTCGGTTATAGAAAATATCGCTATCCCTGGTGTGATCGCTGGTAAAACATTTAGTGAAAGTATTCCTCTGGCTGCCAAGCTTATTGAATTGGTTGGTATGGGACAGTGGTCCGATCATCGTCCATATGACCTCTCAGGAGGACAGCAACAGCGTATCGCTCTTGCGAGATCGCTTCTTCTTAATCCGAAATTCCTTATTGCCGATGAACCGACAGGAAATCTCGATATGAAAGCTGGTGAAGTACTAATGACACTTCTCAGTAATATTTCAGAGCAGTTTGGTATCACTATTATGATGGTGACACATAACGTCGATCAATATAAATTTGGTTCACGTATTGTGAATATGATTGATGGGAAAATCACAACCGATGTCATCAATCAGCATTCCATTAGTCAAATGGAAAAAGATATGAAAGAATTATCATGA
- a CDS encoding single-stranded DNA-binding protein has product MNVNKVVLVGRVTRDPEMRTTPTGQSVATLSIATNNFWTDKSGTKQEKTEFHNVVLWGRLAEIAGQYLTKGQECFIEGRLQTREYTAKDGTTRRTTEIIGENMQLGSRASGQGSSQGTNAPRSTAPTQRPNTPQSRAQAPAPIEEEIPTINLDDERDEIKIEDVPF; this is encoded by the coding sequence ATGAACGTCAACAAAGTAGTCCTCGTCGGTCGCGTCACTCGTGATCCAGAAATGAGAACCACACCGACAGGTCAGTCAGTCGCTACACTGTCTATTGCTACGAATAACTTCTGGACGGACAAGAGTGGAACCAAACAAGAGAAAACAGAGTTTCACAATGTCGTGCTCTGGGGTCGTCTTGCAGAGATTGCTGGACAGTATCTGACCAAGGGACAAGAATGTTTCATCGAAGGACGTCTCCAAACGAGAGAATATACCGCCAAGGATGGAACAACTCGTCGCACGACAGAAATCATCGGTGAAAATATGCAACTCGGGAGTCGTGCGAGTGGTCAAGGATCATCTCAGGGAACGAATGCTCCTCGCAGTACTGCTCCGACACAAAGACCAAATACTCCACAGTCGCGTGCTCAAGCGCCAGCACCTATCGAAGAAGAAATTCCGACTATCAATCTCGATGATGAGAGAGATGAGATCAAGATAGAAGACGTGCCATTCTAA